DNA from Drosophila gunungcola strain Sukarami chromosome 3L unlocalized genomic scaffold, Dgunungcola_SK_2 000002F, whole genome shotgun sequence:
TTTTTCCTGTACTTTTACGCAGCtcaattttttaactttaataaaacaattttgtctTTACTCTGCACTTTTGAGATTCATCCCTGCTTAAATTCATCACACTTCATAAGCCGAAAATCGTGGCAAACAAGgtaaaaattcaatatacCAACCTGGTACTAACCTGGGTGAGATTGCTTCCTTAAATTCATCTTTAATTGTTATTCATCTTGGTATCTTTACTAGTTTCCATCTATTTGTATACTAAAAACAAGTCAAAAACGTAGTTTTCTGAGATATAGTTTCAGACAATATTAAGGGCACCCTAATTTTTTGGTACAGACACTAACGATAGCTTTTCGTGTCACGGCGATAAACGCGATTTTTGCCCATCCCTAGACCTGTGGTAAGTGAATGTCAAATCGTAAAGAAGAAGCATTCTAACCTTACAGCATTGATTTTTGCCAGCGGATTTTCCAAAGAAGATTGTGAAAATGTTCCAAAACAGTGCTGCCCGCCTCCTGGTCCCCGCTATCCGTAGCGCCATGCAGAGCCGTTGCCAGTCGGTCGTCTCCGGACCCCCAACCCAGCACGTCTCCACCGCCGTAAGTTTTCGCTGGTTGCATAACAAGGATGGCTCCAAAAACCAATTACTTTCCAATGACCAATTACTAAAATCAATTTGTACTTGCAGGAGAAGGTGATCCTGGGCGGCGGCATGTGCGCTGCGTCCCTATTCATCCCCGCCTGGGTGCTCTACCACATCCGGGACTACAAGGGAGAGAAGTAATCTGGATTCGTCACCCCACATAGTTAATACCAATGTAAAGTAAAAAGTGTCAATACGGGAATAGTGCCCTTGAGATGGGGAAATAAACCACAATGGATTTAACCACAAATTTTTTacttatagttttttatgttgtGCTACACTTTGTCAGTATCAGTTAGTTGTGGAGCAAAAACTATAGAAGCATACAAATGTCATACCTTTCCAGTTTCAGTTAGAACTCAGTGGACTTAACTCATAGacaattgttaatttttgtttcaacaACTTCCTATATTTGTATTcggcaaaatttttttattgtctatCATTGTGGttattaaagtaaacaattccatgactttttttttttgtttttactatattaaaaaaaatagtttacaaaaaaagaacagTTTTCTTCGCCCTGGAGAAGCTTTGATTAAATACTGAAAGCTCAAAAACATTCTTTTGaaagaatttgtttattaaatttatagtgCAAGTGTTTGACAGACTAGGACTACAccgatttaattttcaaaacaaaaaataagtccAGAAGCAAGAGTCTTGATCGCAGTTTTTTTGGCAGGTAATTCTAAGTTAAGCCGAGTTAGAAGAGATAACTTAGTCAGCGGCATTTCATGTGtatttgtgtatatattttcacTTGAAGCATAATTTTAAAGGGGCTACAAATGGTTTTAATGGGCATACAAATGCTTTAAACGAGCTTATAAGATATAATCATAGATGCGTTTTACTTTTTCTGCGAATCCTTGCCGTCGCCCTTTTTGTCCTTGTCCTTGTTGAGCGAGCCGACAGCGTCGCGCACTGCCTCCGACTGGGGATCAACCCCGGGCAGGTTCTCCAGCACGCTCTGCAAGAAGGCCGGGTCCCCGATCACCTCCGAATAGTCCTCGTCCACGTCCATGGGGGCATTGGCCTCGTCCGTCTTCGGGCGCTTCGCCTGCTGGGTGACCGTGTCGTCGGGGGCATCCTGCATGGACATCTGCATGGCGAAGGCGATCTGTTCCTCCTCAGTCATGTTGGCGAAGTCCGGCAAGTTGTCCTCGGGTGTTTCGGTGGACAGGGCCAGGGCGCGCTGCAGCATTGCCTCCTCGCTGTTGGCCTCGTTATCTGCTCCGGCACTCTCCACGTTGCCGGGTGCTGAGACCGAGCCAACGCCTCCGCCGCCAGCATCGCCTCCAGTCGGTGTTGCTCCATCGGTGTTGGCGCGTCGCTGCTCGCTCTCCTGGCGCTGGCGCTGCTCTTCCATGGACACACGCAAGGCCAGGGCCAGTTCGGGATCCTCGTTGGGATCCACCCCAAATTCGAAGACGTTGCCGCCCAGTCCGGCTCCGCCCAAGCCATCCTCGCCCTGGATGATGGGCGATGAGAGCAGGGCGTCCGACAGGGCGGATCCCCGGGGCACACTGACCAAATGTGAGCCAGTGCCGTCCTTGCCGTTCAGCGCGTTGATGAATGCGGTGAGCGTCTCGTTGTTGTTTCCGTGATCGCCGAAGCTGACGATGTCCACGTTGACCTTCTCCTTCTTGAGGCGCTTGGCCTGCTTCACTAAATCACCCTCCTCGTGATTGATGGGCGATCCCACAAAAACCACGATGCGCATCTTGTGGTTCTTGCCCTGGCGATGCTTAAGCACAAGGTGGGCAATGCGGATTCCAGTCAGCAGATTTATCTCGCCCTTCGGCTGAATCAGATGCATCTTCGAGAAGATCCGGCCCACATCGCTGGTCAGGGTGGCCAGCACTTCCACGGTGCTGGTGGATAATCAAGGGAAACAATGAGGAATAGATACAAGCCCAGGGAATCTCAGCACTCACTTGGACAATGTCATCAGGCCGACATTGTTCTCGGGATTGGACCGCAGTTTGGTGAGGCAGACCAGATTGATGCCATCTTTCTGTACGTTCAGACGGGTGGGAAAATAGTCTCCATTGCGCTGGTAGTCGCTGTTATCAAAGCTGGAAAAACACGAATTATGAGTACCGGGAAGGGCGCCATCGCGGGCAGTACGAAAAAAGCAGCGAACTATCTTCGTATTGgctaaaaaacaataatttaccATATCATAGTACTCTCCAGAACCATTTTCGTATTTTTGCTTGTCACTTTGCCACTGAACTGTAAGTTTTCAGGGTTGCCAGGTCGTTGTTAGTCTTTTATTGGAATAAATATGCTAGATCTGTATGACCTTATTTTCGGGATTTTCGttccatttcatttaatttcaaaaatcgtatttaaatttacacttttgttttatttattttttgtgcaaTTGTGCTTTAATTGTaaagtaattttgttttttatgtttaatgatTAAAACATTAACAGAATTAAAATCGTtagaataaagaaaattagGTATATTATCTCGGCAATGAAGATTACACTAAATCCAATCATTAGACTCATTATGCCACCAGTTAAAGCTGAaagtaaaaacataaatataatagtAAACACGTtattcaaaaaactaaaagataTTATACCCATATATTCAGTTGGTCCCGTATACGCGGATCTCACGCTGCTTCTAAAATAGTTGTCGGTGTGAAAGAAGTTTACAACCGCCAAATTGTTTCTAATATAATCACTTGAAAAGTTCTTAAAGTAACTGTTCTGGGCTTTGACGTCTTTTTGGCTAAATGGTGTGGTAAAAGCATCgggaaagaaaattaaatcgtGGCAGCTGGTCAGGCAAAGATCTTTGCATTGCGAACTCATTACGTCGAAAATCTGTGACTCGGCACTATTCAAACATTCAAAGTGAACCACATCGCATATTGAGGCGTTTGGATAAACAAGTGGCAGATAATAGGGAATACAATTACAGTGTCTCAGAAAAAACAAGGAGTCGCACTCTGCTTCGCAATTTCGTCTGGTATAATAGCGATAAAAAAGCAGTTCTTTTTCGTCACTAAAAAGGCATTGCCGTTTCGTCCTGTGAATGTTCCTTATGGTAGGTAGAGCCTCGAAACTCCTAGCTATAATGCGAAAACTTGTTTGGTGCCCAATCATCACGGGTAATCCAGACTCCTTCAGGCGAGGCTGGTCTATCGGATTATACAGTAGTACCTTAAAGAAGTAAATCATATTAGCTGgacagaaattataaaaagttacCAACTTTGAATCCCTGTCCATTAGTGGAAGAACAAAAATAATCGTTAACATGACCGTTGAGAATAATTTGCAGACCCATGGTAATACCAGCTCCAACTCCCGGTCGAGGATAATAGCTGGAGGGTAATCTCTGTGGATAACCAGTTATTGGATCCCAATCTACGGCGATATCTGCAAACCTATCCGATGAAGTGTAGTCCCGAATGTAAGGGGATCTGCAggtaaattcattaaaattatttggttttttctgtTCAGAGAAACTTTACTtgaatttgtataaataatacggatgcaaaaaattaatatgcaGCACAAGCCCTCATCAACGAATATTTCCCTAAATATATCGGTGCATggtattttttgttgattgaAAGTACAGGACACTATTAAATCCGAGCACTTCTCTGAAATATCTAATATGaaatttggaaaagtttcgTTTTTATGATGAACATCCATGTATTGTGAGTAATTAGTTTCCTTATAACAAGTTTTTTGAAGCATGGCATATCCCAGGGATCCTCTGGAAACGTTACTGATATTAATACGATTTATTAATGTCATTTTAATTGTACTTACGGCTTCAAATGCTGAACTTTCGATTTTTTGGCCTGGTTCATATTGCATACCGTTATTGCCGGAAATGGAATTTGGTTAATCGGAGTCATTGTAGAACTAACTGTTATTCAAAGtaatgcatattttaaaaacgagTAGgcataagtaaaaaaaatgtatttacttcCTATAATTACCGGGGTGCTGTCccatttattataaattccAACTGCCAGGTTTACGGCCACAAGTACCACCAAAGCGAAAATGATAGTAAAGTAAAGCTTTGTCCACCATGGTAAATTACTATCACTGATAACGTATTTAAGCACATCCATCGATGTATTTCGTAGAAACCTCCTCTCCCTTTTTCGGCCTAATCCTATAATCTTTTCATGCACTTTTTTCATCAAACTCATTTTTGCTATTTAAGACCGCAGGGCTTCTGAGTTTTGAGAGCGTTGTCCAGAAACTGTAAGCCTCTGCTAAACTCTAATAACTCTTGAGCAAGTAAAGTTGATACACTAGTGAACAAATTGTGACGCTTTGAAAAGAACAAAAGAAAGTAAAATTTGaacataagaaaaataaaaaaagttacaattaatggattaaaattgtttatgtgCTGTGGCTATGTTGCTTTAACAAAAGGAACAAATAAGCATATTTCTTGGTAGAAACTTGTTAAGTAGTGTAAGGTTGTGTCATTAGGACGAGTAATTAAATGAATCCTTCATTATATCCCTGACCatactaattaaaaaaaccgGTAAGTGGTAATTAAATCCTTCTATTAGTGAATagctttttaagctttaatttcTATATGGTACTTAATAGTCCagtaaaataaagttattagcTTATAGTTTTCTCAAgaactttaattaaactatttaataattaatgagGGATAAATGTAAAGGATATAAAAATGgctttaaaaacacaaacagaaactttaatataaatcatttttaaatttgaattctcGTTCTATTCCATTTCATtccctttaaaataaatcttcgcatccaaaaaattttaattttaacggTTTGTTTTGCGTGTGATTTTAATTGTCGATGAATTTGGTCACACTACGGAAAAAATTGTGAATGTGATCAGAGTGCATAAAacgacaaaataaaaaattgtaagtgCATCGTAGGTTAAATCATCTTTGAATTTAGGTAGTTGCATTGTCGTAGAGCCAAATAGTagtataaaaagtttaaatattgcGAGGAATTCATTAGATTTGGCATCCAAGAACACAGAGCCATACATACACCTATAGGAatctacatacatacatacatacaatgCATATTTCGCTGATGCTaaggaaataatttgaatGCAAGAGTCGTCATACCTGCATTTTATGTGTATTTCCATCGAAAATAGCGACACATATACAATAGCTAAGCTCCAAAGTCTGCAGCAGTCCTTATTTGGTCATATCCGCGTATGTACGCAGTTGTTGTGTCTGTAGGTATGTGCATTCGGGGTGTCAGACTGccaatgcgaatgcgaatgctcGAATTTGGGGGACACATTTCCAGCAGGACTACTCGCAGTGCTAATCGACATCTCATCCCATTTCCTTTTAGGTCATCGTCGAGACTTGTCAGAGATTCGTAAAATCAAAAGCGTTTGCAATTCTCATAGCAAAATGAGTGCCGTCGCCAGCAGCGATCCAGCCATCAGCGGCATGGCCCTTGGCCGCAGCCAGACCATCTGCCGCTACTACGTGCGCGGGATCTGTCGCTTTGGGGAGCTCTGCCGCTTCTCCCATGACCTGAGTCGCGGTCGCCCGGAGTGCGAGCAGCCGGTGACCCCCGAGGTTCTGCCGAAGCCCagtaccagcagcagcagcagcagccaaagcgCCAGTACGAGCTCTTCCACTCAGCAGAGGAACTGGGCCAACGCACCGGTGTTTGTGCCCAGCCAGAAGCGGAATCCCGCCCGGGATCAGAACGAGTCGGAGGCCACCGTGGGATCAGACGCGCAGGCAGAGCCTGGTGTGGGCTGGTTCAGGCTTGTCGATATTGGGACCGAGGTTGTGGATTTGCCATCATTGCTCAACAACAAAGAGCCTGGTGCGGGCTATGTCATCATCACGCCTGGCATCTCTGGGGCCGATGTTGTGGGTGGGCCATCATCACTCAATAACAAAGAGGCTGGTGCAGGCTATGTCGCCCTCAAGTCTTCTCATCCAGCCTCTTGGGCCGAAGTTGTGGGTGGACCATCATCGCTCAATAACAAAGAGGGCGAGGGGGAGGAGGGGCTCTGCCCCTACGAGAGCCCCTACATGTGGGGCGATCTCTGCCCCAACGGCATCCACATGGAGCTGTGCGAAATGTGCGACCAGTATTGTCTGCATCCCACGGATCAAGCGCAGCGCAAGAAGCACAAACGCGAGTGCTTGCAGCAGCACGAACAGGCCATGGAGCTATCCTTCGCCATCGCCAGGTCCAAGGACAAGACGTGCGGCATCTGCTTCGACACGATCATGGAGAAGGCGGGCAGGGAAAAGCGCTTCGGCATCCTACCCAACTGCAACCACATATTCTGCCTGGAGTGCATTCGCACATGGCGCCAGGCCAAACAGTTCGAGCACAAAATAACGCGGTAAGTGAGATTAACCATACCTGTTTGTGAAAACGGCCATTTTGTTAAATTGCCCTTTGTGTTTGGCGGTCCCAAGTCAAATTCCATTGTCTGGTTATTTCACCATGCTGAAACGATTTGGTATAAATTGGTTGGCTGAAAACTTAAGCTATACTCCAAAAACTTCAACCATTACATTTATTGATAACTGCTTGTGCCAATAGatcaaaaatgattttgtaTAAGTTAATTGGAAgtagttttcagttttcactTCACCATTACTTTTGATGTTTGctacaaaatttattgatttttaaataccaaCTGAAGATATTGTTTTGATCCTAACTCCTTGTAAATTTGCAGAGCTTGCCCCGAATGTCGCGTGTGCTCGGACTTTGTCTGCCCCAGTGCGTTTTGGGTGGAGACCAAAGAGGAGAAGGACAAACTGCTCAATGACTACCGCGCCGCCTTGGGAGCTAAGGACTGCAAATACTTCAAAAAAGGCGAGGGCAAGTGTCCCTTTGGTAACAAGTGCTTCTACAAGCACGCCCTGCCCAATGGAGACATCGTCGATGTGGGATTGCCGAAGAGAACTCGAAAGTTGCAAAGCCAGAATGAAATAATCGATTTGCTTGATGTAAGTACCAAATTTTTTAGCAATTATTTGACATAAGTTAAGTTATTTCAAGGCcattttaaaacgaaaaaagctttgtttatatgtttataatttgaaaagtTAATAGATTAGAAGGAGAAACTGTGAcacctttaaataaaatagtcaaATAAGGTGGTCACTATTAATAATATTCCATGTTTTATAGATTTATCTATGGGACTATGTAGATCGTCGTGATTATCATTGGCTGGAAATATTATCAAGTGATTTGAGCGAAAGTTCCGATTTCTCGGATGAAGACTAAGCTTCTGGAGCAGGTGGAACCGAAATGCAACAACAGCCCAAAAAGCATACAAATTTGGATATACAATCCCAGAAAAACGTAACCAATATTCAAACGATATATAAACATGATACTGAACCAAATATCGAATgcgaaattaaacaaaaaatgtatttgggTACCAAATTTAggttacataaatatttattctccACTTAATGCAACGAAATTTACAGCAAATTTTCCGTacttgtattaaattaaaatatatttaataccaTTAATAACAAGTGGTTCAACTTAAACCTAAAGAAACAATGATATATCATTAAATATGAATACACAATTTTAGAGATAAACAAGCAGTAAACagtacattttcaaaataggTGATATAAAATGTGTAAACTATGCCTTTCAGACTGAATTGTAAAgataaaaatacatacattcTTTAATCGGTTTTCTACTCATTTTTTGAAgtttaacaacaacaactaagtGAAACGCACATAGCAAACCACATAAGTATGTCTATCTGGATATTTGCAGACAATTAATCTCGAATGAGTCTATGTATCATAACCGAGCAGAAACTATTCCCTTT
Protein-coding regions in this window:
- the LOC128257454 gene encoding 26S proteasome non-ATPase regulatory subunit 4, with translation MVLESTMICFDNSDYQRNGDYFPTRLNVQKDGINLVCLTKLRSNPENNVGLMTLSNTVEVLATLTSDVGRIFSKMHLIQPKGEINLLTGIRIAHLVLKHRQGKNHKMRIVVFVGSPINHEEGDLVKQAKRLKKEKVNVDIVSFGDHGNNNETLTAFINALNGKDGTGSHLVSVPRGSALSDALLSSPIIQGEDGLGGAGLGGNVFEFGVDPNEDPELALALRVSMEEQRQRQESEQRRANTDGATPTGGDAGGGGVGSVSAPGNVESAGADNEANSEEAMLQRALALSTETPEDNLPDFANMTEEEQIAFAMQMSMQDAPDDTVTQQAKRPKTDEANAPMDVDEDYSEVIGDPAFLQSVLENLPGVDPQSEAVRDAVGSLNKDKDKKGDGKDSQKK
- the LOC128257459 gene encoding uncharacterized protein LOC128257459; this translates as MFQNSAARLLVPAIRSAMQSRCQSVVSGPPTQHVSTAEKVILGGGMCAASLFIPAWVLYHIRDYKGEK
- the LOC128257453 gene encoding probable E3 ubiquitin-protein ligase makorin-1 encodes the protein MSAVASSDPAISGMALGRSQTICRYYVRGICRFGELCRFSHDLSRGRPECEQPVTPEVLPKPSTSSSSSSQSASTSSSTQQRNWANAPVFVPSQKRNPARDQNESEATVGSDAQAEPGVGWFRLVDIGTEVVDLPSLLNNKEPGAGYVIITPGISGADVVGGPSSLNNKEAGAGYVALKSSHPASWAEVVGGPSSLNNKEGEGEEGLCPYESPYMWGDLCPNGIHMELCEMCDQYCLHPTDQAQRKKHKRECLQQHEQAMELSFAIARSKDKTCGICFDTIMEKAGREKRFGILPNCNHIFCLECIRTWRQAKQFEHKITRACPECRVCSDFVCPSAFWVETKEEKDKLLNDYRAALGAKDCKYFKKGEGKCPFGNKCFYKHALPNGDIVDVGLPKRTRKLQSQNEIIDLLDIYLWDYVDRRDYHWLEILSSDLSESSDFSDED
- the LOC128257460 gene encoding LOW QUALITY PROTEIN: pickpocket protein 28 (The sequence of the model RefSeq protein was modified relative to this genomic sequence to represent the inferred CDS: inserted 1 base in 1 codon), which encodes MSLMKKVHEKIIGLGRKRERRFLRNTSMDVLKYVISDSNLPWWTKLYFTIIFALVVLVAVNLAVGIYNKWDSTPVIIGISSTMTPINQIPFPAITVCNMNQAKKSKVQHLKPGSLGYAMLQKTCYKETNYSQYMDVHHKNETFPNFILDISEKCSDLIVSCTFNQQKIPCTDIFREIFVDEGLCCIXNFLHPYYLYKFKSPYIRDYTSSDRFADIAVDWDPITGYPQRLPSSYYPRPGVGAGITMGLQIILNGHVNDYFCSSTNGQGFKVLLYNPIDQPRLKESGLPVMIGHQTSFRIIARSFEALPTIRNIHRTKRQCLFSDEKELLFYRYYTRRNCEAECDSLFFLRHCNCIPYYLPLVYPNASICDVVHFECLNSAESQIFDVMSSQCKDLCLTSCHDLIFFPDAFTTPFSQKDVKAQNSYFKNFSSDYIRNNLAVVNFFHTDNYFRSSVRSAYTGPTEYMALTGGIMSLMIGFSVIFIAEIIYLIFFILTILILLMF